The Chloroflexota bacterium genome includes the window ATCGGCGATGTCAATACCGATGGACTCCTGAATGCAGCCTACCATCTATATAGTCAGGATCTTTTCGTGGATTTTTATCAGGCTCCTAGGCGCATCCAGCACCTGCTCCATATCATTGGAGAACTGATTGTAGATGTTGCTTTATATGTACGCGAGAGAACGGGTAGTTGCTCTGTTTCAGTTAACCGCATGGTAGAACATGTAGAGCGAGGGCTTTTCCTTCATGCCAACTGCTCAGTGCAGATGATCTCACCTCAGAGTTACCGAGAACTGCACCTGCCTGTAGAGCAACGCATGGCTGAGCGGATCCAGCCTTTTGGCATCCATCACTGTGGCGATAACATGCACTACTTTGCGCCTGACTACGCAAGATTGCCCGCGATATTTTTCGATGTTGGATGGGGTTCTGACGTAAGACGCTGCCGCGAAGTACTGCCCCAAGCCTTTTTCAGCCTGCGGCTCAGTCCGATACGCATGTTGCAATGTACCCCCAAGGAGATTGCTGAAGATACGGAGAAGCTGTTATTGGCTGCTGGCCCATTAGAACAAGCTGGAATTTGCTGCATCAATATGGACTATGGCACCCCCGATGACAACATATTTGCGATGTTTGAGGTCGTCCAAAGATATCGACATTACGGAGCATAGATATAATGGATGCACCCTGGGAGCGATTTAAGCAAGCAGCACAACTGCGATCGCCAGAGCAAATTCCTGTTGCTTTCATCGTGGATAGCCCTTGGCTACCAGGCTATGCGGGCATTGACACACGAGATTATTTTCTCTTCCCTGAGAAGTGGCTAGAAATTAATAAAGGCTTGTTGGAACGCTTTCCCGATGCCGTCTGGATTCCTGGTTTCTGGGTTGAATTTGGAATGGCTACTGAACCCTCCGCCTTTGGTGCTCGGCTGCGCTTTTATCCAGATCGCCCTCCTTCAATCGAGCCTTTGGTAACTGACCTTGCTTTTTGGGCAGCCGTGAAACCAGCTAATCCAAAAGAAGATGGACTGATGCCTTTGGTACTCCACCTTTACCAAGTTATGGAAAAACGCTTGCAAGCTGAAGGTTTGGGCATCAAAATGGTCTGTGCGCGCGGACCGATGACCGTGGCATCTTGGCTGGTCGGAATGACTTCACTCATGATCGGAGTGGCAATAGAACGTGGTTTGGTCGCGCGTTTTCTGGATGTGTTAACCACGACCATCATCCACTGGTTGCAGGCGCAACTCGACATGCTTCGGGCGGCAGAAGGCATTATGGTGTTAGATGACGTGATTGGGATGGTCTCGAAACAGGATTACGAGGCGTTGATCGCGCCACACTTGCGCCGTATTTTCGACCAATTTCAAGGGCTGATCCGAGTCTATCATAACGATACTCCTTGCCCGCATTTACTGGATAGCCTGGTCGAAGCCAACTTTGATGTATTTAATTTCAGCCATGAGATGGATATCGGTCAAGTC containing:
- a CDS encoding uroporphyrinogen decarboxylase family protein, with the protein product MDAPWERFKQAAQLRSPEQIPVAFIVDSPWLPGYAGIDTRDYFLFPEKWLEINKGLLERFPDAVWIPGFWVEFGMATEPSAFGARLRFYPDRPPSIEPLVTDLAFWAAVKPANPKEDGLMPLVLHLYQVMEKRLQAEGLGIKMVCARGPMTVASWLVGMTSLMIGVAIERGLVARFLDVLTTTIIHWLQAQLDMLRAAEGIMVLDDVIGMVSKQDYEALIAPHLRRIFDQFQGLIRVYHNDTPCPHLLDSLVEANFDVFNFSHEMDIGQVKNRIGHRVALMGNVPPLEVGVYGTPADVMRCAKECLDKGGAGGMILSFGGGVSPGTPPENIDAMLQAAREWSQTKRKAQL